Genomic segment of Streptomyces sp. NA02950:
TGCCGTAGGGGCGCTCCTGCGGCTCCTGGAGGAACTCCACTCCCCTGGCCTTGAGCGCCGCGTAGTCCGCGTGGATGTCGTCGGTGGTGAGCACCCCGGCGCCGAGCACGCCCTTGGCGACCAGCTTCTTCAGGGCCTCGGCCGACTCCGGGTCCAGCCCCGGGGTGCCGGGCACCATCAGGGTCAGCTCCACCTCGGGCTGGTTCTTGGCTCCGACGGTGAGCCAGCGCATGCCGTCGTCCCCGCCGATCCGCATATCGGTGCGGACTTCGAAGCCCAGCTTCTCGGTGTAGAACTCCTTCGCCTGGTCCTGGTCGAGAACCCAGACGGTGACGATCGATATTCCCTTGATCATTGCTGCCTCCGCACGCGACGCCGAATCGATGGACGCTTGCGCGTCATCGCCACGGTAGGCCGCGGGGCGCCGGCCGGGCTTCTCAAGAGTTGCTGTCCTCGGCGCCGCTCCCGGCTTCGCCCTGGGCGTCGCTCTGGGGGCCGCCCTTGAAGCCGCCGCTCCAGAGCATCGCGTAGCACCC
This window contains:
- a CDS encoding VOC family protein — its product is MIKGISIVTVWVLDQDQAKEFYTEKLGFEVRTDMRIGGDDGMRWLTVGAKNQPEVELTLMVPGTPGLDPESAEALKKLVAKGVLGAGVLTTDDIHADYAALKARGVEFLQEPQERPYGTEALFRDDSGNWFSFTQRREQLDLGVPWDGSAAE